The sequence below is a genomic window from Pleuronectes platessa chromosome 13, fPlePla1.1, whole genome shotgun sequence.
TTTCAGGTCTGGATgtataatgtatatttaaagacatttaaatttgtgggaaaaaaattggttgaaaaaagaaataccAAAAATGTTGCaacccctgcagtacctccgcagaccccctaggggtcgcggaccccctgttgaagacctctgcccTTGACTCTTAACCTTACCTTAACTATCTCAACCAAATGCCCAACTCTAGCCCATACCTAATTCTGAGCTAACCCAAAAAAcaagtcttaacccccaaaTAGTCCATTACCAGGGCcagaaagtgaggaccagcTAACCACTCGGTTGCAGTCTCAAACTGTTCCTCacaatacacatatatatacacacaggcacacacactctctcacacaggcacacacactctctctctctttttttttttcaggcacaCTATCtctcacgcacacgcacgcacgtgGGTTCCAATGTTATCGcgaggtgcattgtgggatttcAAAATGGAGCCCTTCTTGCCTCAGTCAAACGCCATGTCCGGTGTTATGTAGCCGTCGTTTGGTGCCTGGGAGGCGGACTGACTGTTACATCGTGACCCCCACCGCTGCCAGCAGACAGTGAACAACATGGCGGTTTGGTGCGTCGCCAGCAGACGTCTCGGTGTTTATGCCACCGGTCGGTATTTGTGCCTCACGTCGCTCTCCGGAGCCTCCGCTCCAGGTGGGACCCGAGTCCGACGGTGTGAGTACAGCCGGGACACGACACCTGTCCCGGGTCGGTTTGTGTGTCACCAACTCTCTCACAGGAGCCTGCTGAAGATCCAGGGCCCGGACACGAGCCCCTTTCTCCAGGGGATCATAACCAACGACATGGGGCTGCTGGAGGAGCCGGGACCTGGAGCCATGTACTCGCACATGCTGAACGTCCAAGGGAGGACACTGTATGACGTCATGTTGTACAGGTACAGTGGGAGACAGCGGGCTGTTTAAACCTCCAAGGAAGCGCCAGGGTGTGTGCACGAGCTTATCTGTGTAATGCACTTGTTGGCAGTGGTCGCCTGTTGGCAACGTGTCCTGTTTAGAGAGCTGCTTCTGCTGAGTGTCCTGTGAGCCTCCAGGTTTAAGCCTCCCTGTCCAAGCCACCTTCAACTGGGCACTTTCAAAACAAGAGACAGTTCACTCTTCACTGTCAAATACAGTTTTATCATTTCTTCTCAACCGTCTGGAAAACGGTGTCCTCTCACATGACCCCCAGTCTTTCAACCCAGCATTTAAAATACCCTCAATAACGCCACCAGCAGTGCACTTTCCAGATTCACATAAGGTCGTCACAGCCTTTTAACCACTCAAATTTAATCAGGTAATCCTCACAACTGATCAAAGGTTGGTGGAATTCCCTCAAGTGGATTTCGAAATtcacattcaagaggccaaGACATGTTTTGAGATGCCCTTTGATCACTTAAACGTATCAGATCATCAGttagtccaagtgaatgttttaaCAAAATTTGAAGTAATTCCTGCATAAATGCATAATTAATATTTTGAATTAGTGTTACTGATTAAATGctttaaaagtattttattttgctttacTGGAACACCTTTTCTTATCATTATTTTCCAGAGGGATGTTTGTGTAAACATCTGATATGAAAAACAAGAGCTCTGAGGTGGCATGTTCAACAGCACCCACAATTATCTTTTCATGCAATCAACTTTTGTGTTTTACCTTTCAGTCTGAAAGAAGCTGATGCTGGACAAGGCATTTTCCTGGAGTGTGATGCTACTGTCAAGGACTCGATCTTAAGACACTTGAAGGTGTACAAGATTCGGAGAAAGGTCAACATTAGCCCCTGTCCAGAACTCTCTGTATGGGCGGTGCTCCCCCAGCAAAACATCTCTGGCCAGGAGGCCAGTAAACCTGAGCTGTCCTCCCCTGAAAACACTCTGGTATGGGAGGCTGATCCTCGAACTCAGGAAATGGGCTGGAGGTTGGTGTTGGACAGTAAAATTGACCCTTGGGATATCATTGCATCATGTCAGAAAGGTGACACAGAGGATTATAACAGACATCGCTACGCAATAGGTAAGACTTGTTTGTAGTTGAGTACATACAGGACATTGGAGGACAAATGTGGTGAGAAATGTAGATTTGTTTCAACACGTGAtattgaaatgttgtttgtctcctctgctgtcaTTGTTGTCCAGGACTTCCAGAGGGAGTGAGGGACCTCCCTCCAGGGGTGGCACTGCCACTAGAATCAAATCTCGTCTACATGCAGGGCATCAGTTTTAGCAAAGGCTGCTACATCGGCCAGGAGCTCACAGCCAGAACCCATCACACGGGGGTGATTAGGAAACGCCTGATGCCGGTGCGCTTGTCAGCTCCACTGCAGGACCTGGAGGAAGGAGCTGCAGTGCAAACGCAGTCAGGCAAGCCAGCTGGGAAGTACCGAGCAGGGATAGGAGAGCTGGGTCTGAGCCTAATCCGCACGGCTCATGCAAACGAGGTGTTGACACTCAAATGTTCTGATGACAACACAGTGACACTTAAGGTCTCTGTGCCAGACTGGTGGCCTAAAGATGTGGAAATTAAATAAAGGCTGTGACATACATCACATGGTGACAGATGACTTGCAGACAGAACTCTAAAGAGTACagtatgtaattttttttacagatgtcTGGCACTAACGTATATTTGTgagattttatttcactttgcaataaaatcagatttttatagtgattccccccccccctaaatatGAAGTATTAATTAGATCTTGTTAAAAGATTTGTTCTAGGTTCATACAACAGCGTGTACTAACTGTCATATGGTATTAGAGGTCTTTTAAATCTCAAGATAAAAGTCTCAATCAacgtgtgtattttttttaatttatttatctattcatcTTTCAGTgcaaaaaaatctatttcaaaCATTCACAGGCAACATTTGAGATTGCAATACTTCTCAAACCAAACTCAAAAAAACACCTATTATCTTTTTTACTCCAAACAAATTGGCACTTCAAGCTCTTTCCAGGTGACTATACATTGTCGGGACCACGAAGAACATCTTATTCCTGATAAAGGAGatgctgccctcttgtggtttGAATGGTGTCCCGAATTTGCTGTAGCATGGTTTCTGGCTGCAGAGCCAGTGTTGAATGATCTAGCCGCTTAAAGTCCTCATTGCAGAGTAGACATTCAAGTACGTGAGCAACTCTCTGTAGGTCGAAGGCAGCATGGTAAGGTCCGAGTGTGGTGAGCGTCTCCGAGAGATGCCGTGGGTAATCGGGGGAATCCCCCGAGGAGCAAGCGTTGAGGAAGGCCATTCGGTTGTCAGAAATTATTTTCAGGAACGAGGCGAATTCAGCAAAATTAATACCAGAGCAGGCCTTCATGATGACCtgcatttaaaacacacaacaaataacTTACTTGTTGTTTGCATACAGGGCAGCAGAATGTttccagagaacacacacagaccaatcTTATCTGAAAAAAGTATGTCTACCTGACAGTGCTGATGCCAGGAATCCATCGTGTTTCTCCACTCGTCTATCTCTTTTTGAACAGATGACAGCTCATTCTGAAGGAACTGCCACATGATGTCAACGTTGCAGCCATTCAACCAGTTGTGATTAATAGAGATGGTATcttcctgtaaaaaaaaatacacaatcatAAACTGCTGATGCTAATAAAACAGTTTTGCGCATCTGAAATAAACcagtgtttctctttttttcttaataCTTTTGCTGTCGTTCTATGGTTCTAATTTACCTCTACAGTTCTTACCAAATTATAAACTTGATGATGCCAGCCACTGGGCACAAAGATGATTTCACCAGCCTCTTGAATAATCTCAAGAGGTTGACAGGCTTTTTCGCGGTGTGGGAAAAGGCCTCGGTCTTGAAGCTCCGACGATGTCACGTCGTAAGGGAGGTTGCCATGAGCGTCTCGTAAAAACTCCTCCTGACCTGGGGGATAAAGGAGCCATTTCTTCCTCCCACAGATGTTTGCTGACCAACTGTAGGAGCGGAACACATCGGCGTGGAACGGTGTCCTACAATAAAGTTAATCTCGTTATCTTCTAAATCACATGGAACTATAATCTCAGGCTCTGCTAATGTAATGTTCAATATTTCCTACCATGAACCTTTAGGCCCCATGTAAACAAAGCGGTAGTCATCCAACTCGAGTGTATCCCAGTATTCATTGAGCCAGTcggaagaaaaaaagactggTGTGGCGTAAACACTGTGTTCTGCAAAGTCCCTGAGGGAAAACCACAGTGGTCAGTTACACATATTGCAGAAACTTtcacaaaaactaaaatgagaCTCGTATCAAGTGAATTAAATGTACACCTTGACATGTGCCAGTCTTTAAGATAGAGACATCCTTTAGGTGACGAATGGCCATTTTGGATATATTCTTTCCAGTAGTGTATAAATTCTTTGAAAGGCATTACTTGTTTGGGGTTTGCATTGTACTCCTTTGCATTGCAGTTTGCAACAGGAACAGGAGTCTCGTCTGTAAGAGAGGAGATAAATGCATTAGATTACATGCACATCAGCAGCATGATGATACATGATAGTTAACGCACTGGGAAGAGGATTATTTACCAAACTCTTGCAGCAGTTTCTGGAAATGAGGCTTTCCTTCCTCTGTCACCCACTGTTTTCTACACTTCCAGTCCTCTGTAAACCTCCTGGAAAACATGCACGGGTGATTGGGGAGCAGGTATTTCTTGAAAAACTTGGAATAGCTCAGCTCCTTGTCGATGTAGTCCACGAAGTGTGAGGACCAGAACTGCTCGTAGGACTGTCGGGGCATCTTGACCAGGCTGCTGCAGTTGCGGTACGCCTCCCGGTCCATGATGGTAAACAACAGCTCGGCTAGCCTGTTAGCGAGGTTAGCTGTCACCGTCCGGACCGCGACGCACGGAAAGATACAAAAGCGTTTCTAGCTACGTCTTTTCTCCTATTTGCTGTTAAATCGATTTCATAATAAGGTAAGAAAACCTACATTATGTCAAAGGgggttatttttatatttttcacaaCAGGTCGCCTCATTCGACTCCATCTCAAAGACGACAGGTTCCTGGACGTCGCACACGCACTAACGCCGTTTATAGTGTATCACGATTACCTATTAATATAAAGCTGCAGCTACCTGAACCTTGCATATTATATTAGCTTTTTGGCTAGCTACACAAAGCTACCAATATGTGTTTCCCCAGAAGTGGCCTGTCGCTGTTGTAGCCCGTTTTAGCAGCGGCATTTTCAAGTCGGACAGTAAACACTGACGTACTCATGTGCGACAaggttgtgtgtggggggggatctTTGCAGCTAATCCATTAGCTTTATTACATTGGTATTCATATAACGCTTCACGCTGTATTTGCTAAGTTGTTAGCAATAAATAGCGAACGACCTATTTTCCCTTTAAACAGCAGAATGTTCAGGTCGGACAGTAAACACTGACGTACTCGTGAGCGACCCAACTTCCGTTATAAACATCACCGTCCGCAGAGTGAAGACCCAAAGGGGGGACACAATGGCGAGTAATGTGGTTTTGTACGGTTGTTACCCACTTAGAGGAAGTTACATTGGCTAAAAAGGCTTTTAATACTCTTGTAATACGGTTAGTTGGGTGGAAACCTGAAGCTGCCGGTGTGTTAATGTGACTAATGTATGTTCCCTCCCACTTACAACCGTGTCTTTATGATGTGATACGAGGCTGAAACAGTGCATATGAATGGCACTGGTGTGGTATTGAATCTGATCCCTTCTATTCCAGGTATAATCGGTTTGCCTCTCTACCAAAATGAGCCGGGACACTCCCATCCACAGCTGGCCGGGCTCCTACTACATCAACAGCGAGAAGCGATGGGAAAATGGCACCTTGTCCATCACCAGAACCACAGTCCGCTTTGTCTCCAATCAGACCAAGCAGAGCCTTGTCAGCTTCCGCCTCTCCCGCATCGTGGAGATCAAGATGGAGTCGTCAAGTTTCATCTACAGCACTCTCACTGTGCTGGAGGAGGACCACGTGAAGCACTGGTTTGGTTCCCTGAAGCCCAACAGGGTGGTGGTTTTTAATGTGATGGAACATTTCTGGAGAGAACTCCTCCTGCAGCCGAGCTCAGGGGCCCGCGGGGCTGAGCCTCAGCCCTCTAAGGGCAGAGAGCTGATCGGCCTGGTGTCCGGGGCCCAGAGGAGACTGGAGGACACTGGCAGAGTCCTCAGCCACCAGGGAGAGCAGTTTGATAACATGATGCAGGGACTGGAGAAGATCGACTCTGATCTGGGCGTGGCTGACAAGTATGTATCTCTATATTCACTTAAATTTGATACATCTTATATTTTAAGTCTTTTTCGGTGTTGCAATACCTTTTTTTGGTAAACGATCAAATCCTCAAAAATGTTCCTTCTCTGTTGCAGACTCCTGTTGGAGCTGGAGTCTCCCCCCTGGTGGCCCTTTGGTAAACTCCCCTGGAAGACTCAGCAGGAGGCCAAGGCTGAAGACGCTGCGAGAGCCGCcacgtctgctgctgcttcagccagCAGGGAGTCTGGTAGAAATAAGGTGATCTCAAGCATCCCAGCTGTAGTGTCCAAAGGTGGAGACTCGGACTTGAAACCAGGCTGCTTGTTGGTGCTGGTGTCTGCGTTGGAGGTGCGAGACACAAACTGCCAACTCATCCATCGCTTTGAACGAAATGAAGTCGATGAAATCAGGGTGACGAGCCCTTACGAGATCTCAGTGAGACAGCGGTTCATCGGGAAGCCAGATATATGCTACAGGTTCCTGTCTGCCAAGATGCTTGAAGCCTTGTCGGTGCTCGAGATTCAGTACAAGAAGAAGATTGAGTTTACAAGCGAATTCACTGCTTTCCAGGCAACTCCACTTTCATCTCCATGTGGCAGAGAAGGGACAAGCTATAGTGACGGTAAGGAGGAGAAACATTTCAGTCATTTCCATGTCTAGAATATGTTTGACCACTGTGTGGCAGTAAAGCTCTACATGTCCACCTCTGGATGTTTTTGAGAGAGCGGCCTTGTGTCAAGACGCTTCATCCACATGAATTTCAAACAAGGTCATTTCTGTATCTTCTTGACAGAAAAGTGTTTTGATGAATGACTTCACCCTTATTGCCTCAGTTGCTGTGCTTTGAGTTTACAGTCTGGTTTCCTCATTGACAACATATGTACTCTGTACTTTTTCACCATCTCCACCCATGGAGTCAGGTTTGTTGCAGATGTGCCAAGACACAGAGCTCCCACTGGAGGTCCCGGCAGGAGAGCTGTCCCAGTTGCAGGTGCATGTCCTCCGTTCATCTGTCAGTCAGGCTGAGGCCCAAGAGCTCAAACAGGTGAGGTCCAGTTGGACAAGTCTTCTATTGCCTGTGTGACTCAATGACTTTCACTGCTGTTGCATTTAGATTtttcatatttgcatatttactGACAGAATACAAAAGCCATGTCTGTGCGTACAGGCAACTGATTGTCTTGGCAGCCGTTAGAGTAACATGTACTTTGATCGCTCCATTCCAAACCACGATTCATCataatgatttaaatgttttatcctgtgtgtttaaaatgttatttggtGAGACCACAGACCAAAGTCCATCCTGGATttaagagaggaaaagagacatGGTCAGTCATTTGCTCAGACTGAGCAGCGTCTTTCCATTCAGAAGCTCCCAAGACTGAGAACTGTTACAGACACGGTCTGTGGTGGCAAGAGCTACACAGTGACGCAAATTCAGACCTATGATTCagacaatgtttgtgtgtgcgtgtcacacACTATTACAGGTTGCTTAGAATAAGTAATGTGAAAGCTTCAGCATGCTACTCGCATTGTATTTAGATGAGTGAATGAACAATAACAGTATATTCTGCTACTTGTTTATCAAATTATATGATGCTTACTTGATATCAGGATGGACCAAATAAGTTAAACACCCACAGAAGCAACTAAACAGTGAAGCACTGCTAGAAAAATGGGAAATGTCCCATAGAACTATAGTCTGGCTAATACTGTATTTATTATGGCagatattaatacattttaatttacatCATCTGATATATGTGGACAATGATCCCTCAgagatgtttttaaaaacagaacaggCCGGACGTATTACAATGGGGaaaaatcaacatttaaaactgCTAAAATTAGTTGATAACAaccatacaaaataaaaattatgTTTGCCTAACTAAAATTGCAAATCCCTCTACGAAGAGTAATAGCAATGACAGGTTGAAGTCCACCATTCTGATTGTGATTGACATAtagactttttatttatttgaggcCTGAGAAATACTGGGGATTTAATCCACCTTCATTTAAGCAATTAAGCCGTGACTCATCTCAAATGAGGCACTGTAGAGGAAACACCTTTTACCAtatatttagttaattattacaCATAATCACAACGCACGGAGGTTTACTGGAGTTTTTGCCCCTATAATAATTTTTCAGATAGATTTATCGCAGCACTAACAGCACTTGGTTTGTTCATACAACTTGACTTGTCTTTGGCATATTGTCTGCAGCTGATAATGATTCAGACATGAAAGGCTGCTGCCATATTTGAGTTAATGGTACGCTTCtttacactacacacacacacacatacacacacacacacacacacacacaccctactcTTCAAGATTAGACTCTGCAGTAGGGAAACTTGTACAGAGGGTCACTGGGTTTTATGTCTTGCCCTAAGTGCCTTTACAAATATTCCACTTTATATTTGCATTGTTATTGTTTGAGGTTTGAAATTCCAACTTGTTAAAGGCACAAACTGGTTCATTCATAACTGATAAgcattctctctttttcttgtaCTGTATGTCTTCAAACAGACCTGAAGTCACCCCACTAATGCTAATGACACATGGAATTTGAGCtcgtatgttttttttctattagtTGTAGACTAAATGTTTAATTTTGGACCTTTCTACATGACTTACAGTCCTCTAGCCTTTGTTTAAGCAGCAgctaaaaatattcatttttcagtgttttccCTTGACACACAAAAACCCACTGCGAGGTGTGATTCAGTTACTCTCCCAATAGATATTGTAAAGTCAGAGTCCTGAGGGAGTGTATACAGTTTTTCCTTAGTGTGTATTGACATACTGTCTGTTTTTCTAACTGCTGTCTGGACCAGTTTTTGTGCTTAGTTGCAGTGTCCGCATATAACGGACACGAGCTGACATAATGTCAGTGGGTGTGcgagtgggtgtgtgagagcatATGTAGCATAACATAATATTAGTTTAGAAACTATGGTGGTGGGGTTTGGAGTGAGTGTTTATTAGGTTTTGCTTGGCACATCGCAGTGTATTTAAGTTGTTCCATCAACCATTACATACATAGTTGTTGGACCATTGAGATGAAGTCGCAATTTTCTTTTAACCAACTGAAAGCAGCAAACAAGCAGTATTGTATGATATCAATGGTCCCAGCAGACAAGCCAAGACCTCTGTTAATGTATTCTCTAGATTCATATACtgcataatataaaatattattatactgAATCAAGATAAGTGTAGAGTTTTTAGCATTGATGTGTGACACAAAGCTGCAGGATATTGTCTTCAAAGCCAAAGGGAGAAGAAAGAACCTTTAATTCAATCCAAATCTCACTCGCATCGAAtcctctttctctgtcatcaACACACTCAGTCTCTAACCCGCTGACCCCGTCTTCACACCTCTGCACACATGGTCCACATGTCCCTGCTTGCAACTGCTCACCaattttattataaaatccACTTTTATTTGTGTCCTGCTCCTTAGTTGTTCACTGGGGGCTGTTGTGCAATAGCGTTAACAAATGATGTGTGTCTCTAAAAGTGTgtacttatttgtttgtgtgtgtgtctgcgcagATGCTGATGCAGCTGAAAGCCCTCGCCCTGGAGGCAGAGACGGAGCTGGAACGGCAGGATGAAGCTCTGGACGtcctcagcagctccacagaCCGAGCCACCATGCACATAGATAAGCACACGTGCCGTATGAAACGACTGCTGTAGCTCTGAAAGCCCAGCTGATGCACAAGGTCCCGACGTCCCTCCTGAGAAATGCACTGTAAGCTTCCTCATTGTCCTCGTGGGATTGGTACATTTAGAGAACATTACAGAACAGCAGCAGGGACAAAAATATGCTCTATAATTGTACATTATATCCTTATTGCATTTGATGGTACAATTGCAGGATGCAGTAGTGTTCGCCTAAGAGTTAACAGTAATCAACCAAATCCCTGAGATTTGCCCCATAATTAAGTCTTTAAAACACATGTAAGCtgctctttatttttattttgttttattttaagtgaAAGTAAGTTATTTATAGGCTTCGTGGGCTCGTACATTTGGACGGTTTCTATCTGCGGTCtgcctttttaaatgtgtgtcctgcagcacttagcagctgtggatctcttTATTTTCCCTGGAGAGGATGATGTGCTCTGAAGTTGACCAGTAGTGGTTGGAGTTCCATGATAAGTGTCACTTGCTcaccagaagaggaagaagtacAATGTTCAGTAATTGGTAATTGTGTTTATGGCCTGGTTCGGTGTATTGGACCCTATTTGTAATGTCCAGTGAGGGATCATGACAGGACAAGCCTGAATCCTCAGTGTCTGTCATGCTCCCCCAGTGGAGCTGGCAAGTGAACAAAAATAAAGCTGATGACTGTGTGTATCAGACACAGAACACTTTACACCCTCCCCAGACCCAGTGGGAGTAATCAATGACAGCAAATACAGGAAAGGAAAAAATTGACATTGGAAGGCAAAGATGAAAATGTATTCTCTCTGCACAGAGGAATTCAAAAGAAATTGCATGTTTATGTAACTAtaagaaaaacagaagagaaactgAAACATGATGAAAtaggattttttattaaataaaatgacaaataataatCGAACAGATAATGTTTCCTCATATGATCAGAGGCGTTTCTGCTTTTCTGTTGTATCGCTATCCTAACTTTTTTAAAGACGCTTTTTCTGTCTTGATGAGTTGTCTTTCAGGTCCAAAATCCCTGTGACTTAATGTTGCATGTCTGAATGTTACTGCTTTGTTCTGCATTAAGTGGAAATGTCTCTTCATTATCAACAAGACTATAAATGTGCAAGTAGCTCCTGGGATTCGTGGAAGCACAACAGAAACACTCCCTCTAAGTTTTTACAATATTATTCATGAAAATTAAATACACATGTCAATGCTAAGGTCcatatctactgtatatgctaTGATTAGAGGA
It includes:
- the iba57 gene encoding putative transferase CAF17 homolog, mitochondrial, which gives rise to MAVWCVASRRLGVYATGRYLCLTSLSGASAPGGTRVRRCEYSRDTTPVPGRFVCHQLSHRSLLKIQGPDTSPFLQGIITNDMGLLEEPGPGAMYSHMLNVQGRTLYDVMLYSLKEADAGQGIFLECDATVKDSILRHLKVYKIRRKVNISPCPELSVWAVLPQQNISGQEASKPELSSPENTLVWEADPRTQEMGWRLVLDSKIDPWDIIASCQKGDTEDYNRHRYAIGLPEGVRDLPPGVALPLESNLVYMQGISFSKGCYIGQELTARTHHTGVIRKRLMPVRLSAPLQDLEEGAAVQTQSGKPAGKYRAGIGELGLSLIRTAHANEVLTLKCSDDNTVTLKVSVPDWWPKDVEIK
- the snap47 gene encoding synaptosomal-associated protein 47, whose translation is MSRDTPIHSWPGSYYINSEKRWENGTLSITRTTVRFVSNQTKQSLVSFRLSRIVEIKMESSSFIYSTLTVLEEDHVKHWFGSLKPNRVVVFNVMEHFWRELLLQPSSGARGAEPQPSKGRELIGLVSGAQRRLEDTGRVLSHQGEQFDNMMQGLEKIDSDLGVADKLLLELESPPWWPFGKLPWKTQQEAKAEDAARAATSAAASASRESGRNKVISSIPAVVSKGGDSDLKPGCLLVLVSALEVRDTNCQLIHRFERNEVDEIRVTSPYEISVRQRFIGKPDICYRFLSAKMLEALSVLEIQYKKKIEFTSEFTAFQATPLSSPCGREGTSYSDGLLQMCQDTELPLEVPAGELSQLQVHVLRSSVSQAEAQELKQMLMQLKALALEAETELERQDEALDVLSSSTDRATMHIDKHTCRMKRLL
- the jmjd4 gene encoding 2-oxoglutarate and iron-dependent oxygenase JMJD4, whose translation is MDREAYRNCSSLVKMPRQSYEQFWSSHFVDYIDKELSYSKFFKKYLLPNHPCMFSRRFTEDWKCRKQWVTEEGKPHFQKLLQEFDETPVPVANCNAKEYNANPKQVMPFKEFIHYWKEYIQNGHSSPKGCLYLKDWHMSRDFAEHSVYATPVFFSSDWLNEYWDTLELDDYRFVYMGPKGSWTPFHADVFRSYSWSANICGRKKWLLYPPGQEEFLRDAHGNLPYDVTSSELQDRGLFPHREKACQPLEIIQEAGEIIFVPSGWHHQVYNLEDTISINHNWLNGCNVDIMWQFLQNELSSVQKEIDEWRNTMDSWHQHCQVIMKACSGINFAEFASFLKIISDNRMAFLNACSSGDSPDYPRHLSETLTTLGPYHAAFDLQRVAHVLECLLCNEDFKRLDHSTLALQPETMLQQIRDTIQTTRGQHLLYQE